CCCTTTTTCTGTCTCTACTTCCTGTCTTCCTGTGTGTTTCCTGTCTCTTTAGTACACCTCCAGTATGAGAGCAAAGTACCTCGCCACCAACCGACCGGACCAGAACCGACGCTCCGTTCCCAACGACCAACTGGATCCTGCTAGTCGGCCCCACGCCGCCGCCAGACCACAATCCTCGGTTCACTAGAAAACTCTCTGTCCCCGGCACTGCCTCGAGCCAGTTCTCACAGCCAAAAGCAAGATCCAACACAAGCACTGAAGACCGCAGTGCTTTTGAGCACCAGGCCGGAACCAACAACCACAGCAAATGACTGCACTTTGACCGCCAACTTTCCTCCAGAGGACTGTTTCCTCTCTCCGTGGATCGTCCCGTGTTCCCACTGTAGCTTCTTCATCCAGCTAGATCAGAGAAGCTGCACACGAGCGAGGCACCTGGGCTGTGCTCCACTTGGGAACACTgaaatccacacacacacaacttacacacacacacacacacacacttacgcTGTACAGAGCTGTAAATATCAAACATGTGCTTTATTCATGAAAAGTAGACTGTTGATTCTTTACTGGTAATGTGGTGTGCTGTGTTTATCTTGGAAATTCTTTGCTGTatttctcacacaaacacacacaacacacacacaccatctgaCAGATCGACTAACTGATTACTCATGCTTATAAATATTGAGCCAGTGAATCACAAAAGCCATGTTTTAGGTAGAAATGAACTGTGCCACCACGCTCACATTCCTTCTTAACATTAGCTTCGTCGTCTAACTTTCATACTGTGAGCTCCAGCTTGATCTGCACttaacacactcacacagtctGCGTTGAAAAAGGCGCTTTTGAGCGGGATCCAGGAATCCCGTCGtcaaacaacttttattttccaaGTCGAGGGACATGAGAAGGGTCAACCTGTGccaaaaaaactgaagaatGAAATGACTCGACTCGATCTGCCTCCACGCCTCCCTGAAGGGAGAGAGGGGAAACTTGCATGGATGTTCTATTCCTCTCTTTGACTCatcaagacaaagaaaagataCACATAAAGGGAAGCTCTGGACTGATCATTGTGACTAAACATTAGTCAGGTGCTAAATGAAGTTGTCAAATGTCCAGGACTGAGAGGAACAGTTTTTGTtactctggattttttttttcctgttcaaaATCGTATGTGAATCTAGGTAGtagaaataaaaagacagaagCGTTCCTTTTTACCTGAACGGAGGCATTGCATTACAAGTtccatgaaagttttttttattattatatcatCAATTTGATACTGTGACCACTTCAGTTTTTCCGTTTGTGTTGTGTTGGCGTGTCTTTccttttgtactttttaaaagaaaatctgtttacCTTGGATTTCATAGATTTTCCCTCAACTCCAATCCACAAGCACAAATTCTGTTGAAGAAGACTCTACAGGAGTTGGTAAAACATACTGCCTGTGACACTGCCAGTGTTTTTTCCTCACTGGGAAACTTTGTACAGtgtaaaaaaagagcaaaagatCAGTAGTTGTGAACCTGTGTGTGAGACATCACCGCAGCGTGATAGGCTCTTCGCTCTATCTCAGTGTTTACTCTTTGGGACTACAATGTATTAGGTGTGTGACTGGCATCAACGCACACATGTACAGTATGTTCACTCCAACATGCCATACAGTCACACGCATACACACCTAAAAagctttcatgcttttttttttgtttttactgtttacatTCACATTTAGAGCTGCATAGCTGCACGTCACTGATTTGCATTGTGGGTAATGTAGTTCATAATGGTAGCTTTTCACAGAAGGTCTCATTAGCTGAACGGGCAGAGCTCCACCACTCCTGGACCGCATTTTAATGGAACATAATTAATCAATGACCACTTCTCGTGCCAGCGAGACAATCTTACATGTGTGATTTTTACCAGAGACAGTTTCCATGCTGTAACAATGCTACCTATAGTCTcgtccagtgtttttcttgcacCACTGATGCAAACAGTGTTAAGATCTGTGAGATCAGTAACTGTTTAGTGGCCTTTCATAATGTTTTTAAGCTCTTACAACACTTCATCtgaacatgtttcttttttcacccTCTGTCTTGTTCAATTAAAAATCCaactttaaagataaaaaatgaagcTAACTGTTTCGTAGAAGACTTACAGGCCAGAGCAGCTTTTTCTTCTCAATGGTGAATGACTCTGTTTTACATTGTTTCAGAAGCGTGATTCGGTGACGTCTGCACGTCTGTTGTATTTGATTTCTGATCTGGGAAATCTAGATCTGACGGGACAAAAGGGTCAGTAGTGGGTTTGTGCGTCTGGATTTGTGTGTTCATGGGTGAGTTGGAGTACTCAAACAAGACTTCAAATAcagatgtgtgcagatgtgacGGACCAGCAATGTTTTCTatggctgtttttatttttgatggttCAACTAAGATATTAATGATATTCATGTCAAAACTGTTGTAATGATATTCAGCCTGgaataaatggttaaaaaaaacaaataaaagaaactttaaCGCACTGCTTTTACTAGTATTCTTttactcttaacccttgtgctatcctatggggtcaagatgaccattgatgtgttctccctaccatgaaaaaggtggataaaggtgcaaagatttcatgtaatccatggacaccagtgaagatcacaaatcattgaagaaaaaaggttcagtgcactgtctagtggggtctagatgacccaactcccaatgttaaagtgcctaggatagcacaagggttaagctgctCATCCAAatggaaaaagtttgtttgtgtgGAGGAAAGtgtatgcaaaaaacaaaacaaggctAAAATATGAATTCAGTAAACTAACTTAGGCTAAGTACAACACAGGTTTACAGAATGGGTggcaggggtgtggacttctaacAAGTTCACCCCTGATTGGTAAGAGTGGTTACCTCAGACCGATtagaaccaatcactgcttactaacgtcgtctggctccaacatgggaGCATCGGTATTTCGAAAAAATTGCAGCTGAATTGACCAAATTTGGTGGGAGCCTGGAATACCGGTAGGTCGTTTTCTTTGGATGAAGTCACACTTGCTCGGTCCAGttacacagtcaatggttccaGCGGAGCTTGGTGCTGCTGTCATTGGCTAATGTGAAGAAAGTCTCAATCAGTGTTAGGAGGCGGGGTCAAAAGGCCTCCTAACACACCTGCCCCACTAGTGATGCAACGATACACTTTCATGATACACTTTCTTTACAATTCAgttcaaagtttttgttttggttccaTATATGATTTGTGcgttgcaaaaaacaaaaaaaattcagaaaaaccttttttatttattattttactaataAGCAAGTTAACATGTGTTGTGCtaaattcaaggattttttatttattattttattacattacatcAAGTTATAACACTTCAAACAAATACCTAATGGTGTGCGGTAGGGATGCACCACCACAATGTGGTtcaatagttttacataacagacttacatttttattagaaGACTTCAGCCTACATCGTCACGGAATGGAATTAATATTTCTTCTTCGTTAATTATGCGAAATATTAATTGAAGGAACAGGTTTTATTCCAActcaaaatctgaaaaaaatcttaaatacattaaatttaTGAGACTTCAGAAGTGGATTAGCCTGCTCAAAAGCTATACAGGGCAAAAAAAACGTAATATTTTCAGTGGTAGTGTTTTATGAAGTACTTAGTAGTACTATGATTGAAGGAATGGTGATTTgctaatttaacccttgtgctatcctaggcactttaacattgggagttgggtcatctagacccactagacagtgctctgaaccttttttcttcaatgatttgtgatcttcactggtgtccatggattacatgaaatctttccacctttatccacctttgtcatggtaggaataacacgtcaatgtaaggttggggtcatctaaggtagcacaagggttaagtagaaGTCTAACCATTTATATAAAGGATTTAGTGGcagtatttgtttttctttatttattattgaagATGCAGAAATATGAATCAGTGATTTGAAAGAGGGgccagaccaggagcagataCAATGAGATGTTTTGGTAATCCAACtcataagagaaagaaataacatggaatatGGATGgaaatgtgctttaaatctgATTGAAAATTAATAGaactttaaaacagaacaacttggagtttttatttcaaaactgtgacttttttttctcattttagtgccaattTCATCAATAGGTTGATGTTCCTCAGCGAAAAATGCAAATGCTGTGTTCAAGTGTGGGATGATCGAAAAAATGACTTTccgactcagaaaaacacacgagcataaaaaaaaaaaacaacaaaccttCCAACATCACATGAATGGAGAATAACTTTCTGCACATAAACAGAGGTCGATTTATTTGCACCATCAATAGGGAAACCCCAGAATTACCGTGAAAATATAACattaattaggattatcaatataatttattccTGTTTGGCGAGACATATTAAATAGTGGCCGCAAATGACCCAGCGCCATAGCTGTAGTGGAGAACCGTCTCACCCTgctagatttttttatttcagattacAGGGCCCATTGCACTCAACATTGTCACTTAAACACTAATATATACGACTGAATTAATACAATGCAAACAGCCCAGGTCCTAGTTATGACAAGCCCAAATCGTTACTCTCCCCCCGCCATGCTTGAGAACTGGTGTTTGGGCATACTGTTGTGTAACAAGTGTTCTGGCCAACCCTGAGCTCTACTGCAATTCATgtcctttatttcatttttttttttagagagaaCTTTTTCATTCACAAGATGTGGATTAAATGTGTTTAACAACTTTGAACAATACAGTAATTTCACCCAATTTATGATGAATAACAGCACAAATTAGGTCAGGGTAGGTCAGGAAGCAGATAAGGGGCAACAGTTTTTTCCAAGGCTGttaccatttttttcttaatactACTGACTTTATACATCTAAAGCAGTGTGATAAGTCTCATAGAGTTCTCTTCCCACTTCTGCAGTGGTTCTGCTCACATTTGGAAATGATTAAATCTGTGCTTCTAATTTTAAGTTTATCATCCCCCCCTAGTGGTCATTCTTCTGAATGACCTTTGACTTGCAGGACTTGCAGCAATGCGGTTTTCTGCCATCATTAAGATTCAGTGCATTTCTCTAAATAGACCAGTGAGCATCACATTATCATTGGCTCTGACGATAGACTCACACATGCTGAGTTTCAGCTAATTAGCCGAGTGCATGTATGTTGCTGTGCGTTCCTTTGGGATAACAGGAGATACGCATTAAACCACATTGCACGTGTCATAGCAGCCTCTAAAGGAAAAGTTTTCTGCTCACACAGCAAAGCCTTTCACAGATGTCATGCATAACCCAATGAAGCACAGGGAAACACATGAAGAGCTTATGATAGGAGCAGTTACtggaatacatttgttttttttttgggtgtgacAGCAGGGATGTTGTAATTTAAAGCTTTTATGGACCAGCATGTTTGTCCAACCCTCAAACTTTCTCACTTACAAAAATACTAATCAAATTCACTACAAAATGTCCCTATATGCAGTTGCAGCCACTGCCAGCAGGTGTCACTGTCCCCTTAGATTTGTACTGTCACTTCTATAAATCCATATTGAGACAAGAGTCCTGATGTTTATCCTACAACTTTCCAGCTCCTCTGCTTCTATCTGATGAGAGCCCGTTTGAGTGTAATGTGAGGTCAAATGTCCAGTATCTCCTAAAGGCCAGAGCTtaaccaaacagaaaaaagatacAACTGAACAGTTTGCATACATATACATATCTTTAATAATTAATTATGTTCATATACAGTCCAGATACTGGAGAGAGAGTGTGCACCTTTCAGATCCACAGTTCTGCTGAAAGGGCAGCCTTGTTGAAAGGAAAAGCTCTCAGTCTAAGAAAAATATGGACGACTCAACATGagttgttttataaaaaaaaaaaaaaatacataaaaagccAAAAGGATGCAGCTGCTTCACTggcacaacattttaaaagccgTCTCTGTGGGgttcacataaaaaacaaaaggtcagCCAGCATTTATCAAGTGTTTAAAGTGACAGGTTGATTCACCTGGACTTATGTTATGAAGAGTTAAGTGTTTTtgtcaacccttgtgctatcctaggcactttaacgttgggagttgggtcatctagacccactagacagtgctctgacccttttttcttcaatgatttgtgatcttcactggtgtccatggattacatgaaatctttccacctttatccacctttgtcatggtagggagaacacgtcaatgtaagggtggggtcatctaagatagcacaagggttaaatatgatTTGAATGATGAAGCAAACTGATGTCTGCTTCATTTGGACAGATGGACAACTGAAACAAGAGCATTACCCTAATCAACTGATCTAAAGCAGgataataacattttaaagtgcttaccgtattttccggactataagtcgcactttttttcatagtttggcaaggggtgcgacttatactccgcagcgacttatattagaaataaattgaaataaatacattgttaaccctcctgttagcttcatttgtgaggaacagagatgatgtttctgggtcaatttgatgtatgaggtatgttaagtgactcagagatcagcaaacttttttttacagtaagatcttgaaggctaacaacataatattctattttccaatgatttcatagattcagaaatgcaataaaagtgaaaactgtttctacaaatacaggatgaaaacagagtattagttagccaatgatgcttcatgaaaggaataaataaataagtttgagaaaaaattactgtgaaattattagataaacagtctgctatgattgtgtcatataaggttgtgaaagttaaaatgcgacttatagtccagtgcgacttatctgtgtttttttctactttataatgcatttttgggctggtgcgacttatactccggtgcgacttatagtccggaaatacGGTAGTTATGTTACTTCAGAAAAAGCCAAATACTGATGCCTGCAGAAGTTTGTCTCCTCTAAAGAAAAGTCATTATTCTGTTGTTCTTTTGAAAAGCCGCCCGCCGCAGTGTTTCCTCCTGAAATGTCAGTGTGGGAGACATGCTGGTGTGGAGAAACAGTCACTTTCTCCAGAGGTCAGATCAGGCTGATGCAGGGAAGTCTCTGAGGAGCCGCTTGTTTTCTCCATCAGTTtgcccctccctgctgctctGGGGACGGCTGCTGAAGTGTCCGGGCCCCGGGGCACCACCAAGTGTCCGGGTACAACAGACAATGGACAGACCTGAACCTGAGTTGAGGGAGGGAAGCAAGCGTTACAATGCCGGGAAGCCACCAGCTggggatttcaaaataaagctgtaaaaacaaTTAGCTGTGTACACAATGAACAAACTCAGGAAGCTGAGAGTAGTAAAACAAGCTGAATGAGGGTGACCTACAGAAGAACAACAGCACACTTTTCtaaagcaaacctttttttttctctgaaatggTTTGTCAAAGCTGTAATGGGCAaacattttttactaaaaaaaaaagtgttttgtaatatttttttttccgttaAAAAGTGGATGCGTAACAGTAAAAATAggacaataaataaattacttttacGAGTGGGGCAGtaaagttgacttttttttaaaacttttactaatctaatttttttaaattagtttcaaTTAGGCCACACATTTTCTATCTATGTTAAAAAGAGGCTATGGTagatttttgctttgctttaaaaagttgtttttttggctgTTTTGAGTACATTTTCCACAGTTTCCTCATTTTTTCTGGTAGCCATTTCTTCAAGTTGAGCCACCATATGTCCCTTGTTATCTACGACAGGTTGATGTTTAATTAGAGGGAAACTTAATACAGTCTGACTACAAACCCATTATTACTTTCGTCACAGGCCTAAAATAAACCTTTGGCCGTCTTTTTGTTTCCCTGAGTTGCATCTTCTGCTTAAAGTGCTAAATGTCTGGTAGAACGCTTCCTGTTGCAAAAATGCTAGCAGTCAAAGTAGTCAGTAGTCCAAACgggatttcaaagtaaaactagtTTCCAAATGTATCTGTTTGGATGGCTGGAATGAAAGGAGGCCTGAACACCAAAACTCTTATTGTTCTGATATCGACTCTGTCACCTGGTAGGATCTTCCTCCACTGAAAACGGTCCCTTCACATTAACGGTGTTGCGGCTGTTTTCCACTGTGCCGTAGCTGAGAGTGACCTGATGGGACGACGGCATAAACACAACCGCTCAGGCACCTCTACACAACACAGTGAGCAAAAGGCTGTCAGTGTCGGCCTGTGTACCTGTCTGGGTATGTCTGACACCAGCGCCAGGTTCTCCAGGTGGGAGTGGAACAACGCGGAGCGAGTGAGGCCGACCCCAAGCAAAGCCTCCACTATGTAACCGACCGTGCAGTCATCAGGCAGACGGATGCTCTCAGCCGTGGCCATGAAGGTCCCATCGCTAGTTTAGAAAAGTCAAACGACAGGAGGAGCAGATTTCATGCTGTAATTGATGAGGATGAGATTGTggggtatttttttaaagttacaaataaagttatatatttaaaaaaaaaaagaaatccaaaggtCAAAACTCTAATTTAACAACATTTGTTGTCTGCAACTTCATTTGGATTTGGACAGTTTCTTTCACGGTGGATAAACTGAACCTAAAGTCAGTCCATCTCTGACTTCAATGTCAATTAGGACACAGAGTGGATGCTGCAGCACACAGGGATCGGGATTTTTGTAGGGTTttctacggagcccctaaagggccattgatggaaaaaaaatcaaagtaaaaaaatttttttgaagtaaaaaaaaataaaaaaataactgcacctgaaactaactggtgcgcaaatgatactaactggtgcgcaccagttatttttttcattctttttacttactttacttcaattttttttcttcaatggccctttaggggctccataGTTTTCAGAtgtgatgcatttttctttctcccaGAAACAGagttgttaaagttttcattgATCATGATGTTTCACATAGCAGGACTACATGTAAAAACCTGTGAACGAAGCTTGATACGTTTACAGCACAACAAATAAATGTTGGGGTTAAAAACTTTAAGTCCAAGATTATCTAAGATGAATCAAATTGATGTACCAGCAGGAAAAATATGCTCTCTTAAGAAAAGCAAATGAGAATGAAGCCAGGTGAAGGACCTACCTGGCCCAAGGTTTCATTTTGAGAGCAAGACCCCGACTCAGACAGAAGCCAGCTCCTCCTGTGGCGAACCAGAACCGCACCTGcttctgcacacaaacacacaagtaaTGGCTGATCAGCCGCCACAGCTTTGGGACACGGACTTCTGCAGCAAATCCCAGGCAATCAGAGAGAAGTCTGCTGATGAACCAAAGGCTCGACCCTACCAGGACTTCTATTAAAGTGAGTGTGTAGATTCAAACTACCAAAAACAGGTAAGAAGGTTGCACAAATACAGCCAGCTAACCACAAACTCACTGTGTCAGTATCGCTGAGGCTCTCTGTCGCCTCGATTGGCCGCTCTAAGCTCGGCCGGCCAATGTAAATGTCCTTAGTGTGGCTGAAGTGAGACAGGAGCTCCAAAAGGGGCCTGACGTTCAGGTAGTTGTCATCGTCAACATGGCAGAACCACCTACATCACAGAAAAGAGTGGTGAGTGCTGCTTTAGTTCACACATGCTGCCGAGGGCAGGACTCACTTTTTTCCCGACTTCATGAAAGTGTCGTACTCCAGAGCCATTTTGCAGGAGAGGGCCTGGCGGTTGTGAGCTGCTGAGCAGTTGGTGATGATGAGATGAGCTCCTGatcagaacaaaagaaaacagactcgCAAACAGCATCAAGatccaaacaacaacaacaacgctTGAGAAATGCTAAAACGTCCGTTGACTTCAGGTTGATGAAGGTACAACAGCTGAATGTTTAGAGGCAGTAAGCAGGTAGAAAAAGCGTATAATCCTGTAACTATTCACCAAAATGTGGGAGTCAAGGAGACATTTTCCAACTTTTCTTGATTTGCGCTTTTGTAATTCACACGGCTTTCATTGTTCTCCTGGAAGTGCACTGTGGGCTGCTA
The sequence above is a segment of the Oryzias latipes chromosome 1, ASM223467v1 genome. Coding sequences within it:
- the LOC101174979 gene encoding beta-1,3-N-acetylglucosaminyltransferase lunatic fringe, which gives rise to MWRSSGGRGGSTFTPRGAAAALTCLSLTLVVIVGPPGYDLREPHAAAAAGGGGPVLSVYVGRLARERREVSGGSARSGAPPPPVERLSREDVFIAVKTTDRYRRPRLELLLDTWISENLPQTYVFTDGENKRLRERMGAHLIITNCSAAHNRQALSCKMALEYDTFMKSGKKWFCHVDDDNYLNVRPLLELLSHFSHTKDIYIGRPSLERPIEATESLSDTDTKQVRFWFATGGAGFCLSRGLALKMKPWASDGTFMATAESIRLPDDCTVGYIVEALLGVGLTRSALFHSHLENLALVSDIPRQVTLSYGTVENSRNTVNVKGPFSVEEDPTRFRSVHCLLYPDTWWCPGARTLQQPSPEQQGGAN